Proteins encoded together in one Telopea speciosissima isolate NSW1024214 ecotype Mountain lineage chromosome 6, Tspe_v1, whole genome shotgun sequence window:
- the LOC122664715 gene encoding isoflavone reductase homolog has translation MASKSKVLVVGGTGYLGKRIVKASLAQGHPTYVLQRPEIGLDIDKLQMLMSFKELGAKLIEGSFSDHQSLVDAVKQVDVVICAMSGSSLRSQLKLVDAIKEAGNVKRFLPSEFGMNPARMGHALEPGRVPFAEKMEVRKAIEGANIPFTYVSANCFGGFFVGNLSQMGPLTPPKGKVTIYGDGNVKAIFLDEDDIAAYIIKTIDDPRTLNKTVYLRPSENILTHRELIGIWEKLTGKQLEKSTISSDDFLASMKDMDYGVQVAVGHLYHIFYEGCLTNFELEEGEEEEASKLYPEVNYTRMDEYLKRYL, from the exons ATGGCTTCAAAAAGCAAGGTTCTTGTAGTAGGTGGAACTGGGTACCTGGGGAAGAGAATTGTGAAGGCAAGCTTAGCACAAGGTCACCCAACCTATGTCCTTCAACGGCCGGAGATCGGCTTAGACATCGACAAACTCCAGATGCTAATGTCATTCAAGGAGCTCGGAGCTAAACTTATAGAAGGTTCGTTTTCCGATCACCAGAGCCTCGTTGATGCCGTGAAACAAGTTGATGTCGTTATATGTGCCATGTCTGGTTCATCTTTAAGGAGTCAACTCAAGCTCGTTGATGCAATAAAAGAAGCCGGAAATGTTAAG CGATTTTTGCCATCCGAGTTTGGCATGAATCCGGCACGGATGGGGCATGCACTTGAACCCGGTAGGGTGCCTTTTGCTGAGAAGATGGAGGTGAGGAAGGCAATTGAAGGTGCCAACATCCCTTTCACTTATGTCTCAGCCAATTGCTTTGGTGGTTTCTTTGTTGGGAACCTGTCCCAAATGGGACCTCTCACCCCTCCAAAGGGAAAAGTAACCATATATGGAGATGGTAATGTCAAag CAATTTTCTTGGATGAAGATGATATCGCAGCATACATCATTAAAACTATTGATGATCCACGTACTTTAAATAAAACAGTTTACTTGAGGCCGTCGGAAAACATCCTTACACACAGAGAGTTGATCGGAATTTGGGAGAAACTAACTGGGAAGCAACTAGAGAAATCTACCATATCATCAGATGACTTCCTCGCTTCCATGAAAG ATATGGATTATGGTGTCCAAGTTGCGGTCGGGCATCTTTACCACATTTTCTATGAAGGCTGCCTAACAAActttgagcttgaagaaggtgaagaagaagaagcttcaaAGTTATATCCAGAAGTCAATTACACCCGAATGGATGAATACCTGAAACGTTatctataa